In the genome of Sciurus carolinensis chromosome 3, mSciCar1.2, whole genome shotgun sequence, one region contains:
- the LOC124980537 gene encoding LOW QUALITY PROTEIN: polyunsaturated fatty acid (12S)/(13S)-lipoxygenase, epidermal-type-like (The sequence of the model RefSeq protein was modified relative to this genomic sequence to represent the inferred CDS: inserted 1 base in 1 codon; deleted 1 base in 1 codon; substituted 2 bases at 2 genomic stop codons) produces MGKYMIRVATRDSLLTGSTNLVQLWLVGEHREADLGKLLRPLPGRKTDWEIDVLLHLGRLLLVKLRKHKGLLNSDXFCKWITVQDPGTQGEVCFPCCSWIQDDGIHCLPDTAWSVSDDPQNLFKKYREQELEDRRKVYLWGSWKDGLILPVAGKMQWDLPRNERFLEDKDLDFTLSLTKELKDLASKGILDLANCVQRLEDYXKIFPHGKTALAVRVCDSWKDEDLFGYQFLNGTNPMLLRHSTSLPPRLVLPPGMEDLQTQLDKEHQTGSLFEVDYSLLDGVKPNVIIFKQQYVAAPSVMLKLQPDGRLLPVVIQLQPPRHGCPPPLLFLPSDPPRAWLLAKTWVHSSDFQLXSHLLRGHLMAEIISVATKRSLPSLHPIYKLLIPHFHYTMEINILARNNLVSEYGIFDLVLSTGSGGHVDILWRAIACLTYRSFCPPHDLADRGLLGVKSSLYGQDALRLWDIISRYVQGMVRLFYKSDEAVKHDSELQAWCREITETGLQGAQDWGFPLSLDFQAQLCQIVTMCIFTCTGQHASAHLGQLTCLDWYSWIPNGPCTMRKPPSISKDVTEMDIVDSLPDLHQAHMQKTFIKFLGRRQPVMVALGQHREKYFSGPGPQAVLKQFQEELAVMDREIKVRNAGLDLPYEYLQPSMVENSVTI; encoded by the exons ATGGGCAAGTACATGATCCGCGTCGCCACCAGGGACTCGCTCTTGACGGGCTCCACCAACCTGGTGCAGCTGTGGCTAGTGGGCGAGCATCGGGAGGCGGACCTTGGGAAGCTGCTGCGGCCATTGCCGGGAAGG AAAACCGACTGGGAGATCGACGTTCTCTTACACCTGGGGCGCCTCCTGCTGGTGAAGCTGCGCAAGCACAAAGGCCTGTTGAATTCTGACTAGTTCTGCAAGTGGATCACGgtgcaggaccctgggacccAAGGTGAGGTCTGTTTCCCTTGCTGCAGCTGGATCCAGGACGATGGGATTCACTGTCTACCCGACACAG cctggtCCGTGAGTGATGACCCCCAGAATCTGTTTAAGAAATATCGGGAACAGGAActggaggacagaaggaaggtTTACCT GTGGGGCTCCTGGAAGGATGGATTAATCCTGCCAGTAGCAGGAAAGATGCAGTGGGACCTTCCCAGAAATGAGCGATTCCTAGAGGATAAGGATTTGGATTTCACCCTCTCTCTGACAAAAGA GTTGAAGGACTTGGCCAGTAAGGGGATATTGGATCTTGCAAATTGTGTCCAAAGACTGGAAGATT AAAAAATATTCCCACATGGAAAGACTGCCCTGGCTG TTCGGGTCTGTGATTCCTGGAAGGATGAGGACCTCTTTGGGTACCAGTTCCTCAATGGCACAAACCCCATGCTTCTGAGGCATTCTACAAGCCTCCCACCCCGGCTGGTGCTGCCTCCAGGGATGGAAGATTTGCAAACCCAACTGGACAAGGAGCATCAG ACTGGATCTCTGTTTGAAGTTGATTATTCCCTGCTGGAT GGGGTCAAgccaaatgtcattatttttaagcAACAATATGTGGCAGCCCCTTCAGTTATGCTGAAGCTCCAGCCTGATGGAAGACTCTTACCGGTGGTTATCCAG CTCCAGCCACCTCGACATGGATGCCCTCCACCTCTGCTCTTCCTGCCCTCAGATCCTCCTAGGGCCTGGCTCCTAGCCAAGACATGGGTCCATAGCTCTGATTTCCAGTTATAGTCACACCTGCTAAGGGGACATCTGATGGCTGAGATTATTTCTGTGGCCACAAAGAGGAGCTTGCCCAGTCTGCATCCTATCTACAAG CTCCTGATTCCCCACTTTCACTATACCATGGAGATCAACATCCTGGCTCGAAATAATCTTGTCTCTGAATATGGAATTTTTGATCTG GTGCTGAGTACAGGTAGTGGAGGCCATGTGGACATTCTCTGGAGAGCCATAGCTTGTTTGACTTACCGTTCCTTCTGCCCTCCTCATGACCTGGCTGACCGTGGGCTGCTGGGTGTGAAATCATCTCTCTATGGCCAAGATGCCCTCAGGCTGTGGGATATCATCAGTAG GTATGTGCAAGGGATGGTGAGACTCTTCTACAAGAGTGATGAAGCTGTGAAGCATGATTCAGAGCTGCAGGCCTGGTGCAGAGAGATCACTGAAACTGGACTCCAGGGGGCCCAGGATTGGG GGTTTCCCCTCTCCTTGGATTTCCAGGCTCAACTCTGCCAGATTGTTACTATGTGTATCTTCACATGCACTGGTCAGCATGCTTCTGCCCACCTTGGGCAGTTAACCTGT CTAGACTGGTACTCCTGGATCCCTAATGGCCCATGTACCATGCGGAAACCTCCATCCATCTCCAAGGATGTGACAGAGATGGATATAGTGGACTCACTCCCTGATCTCCATCAGGCCCATATGCAGAAGACTTTCATCAAGTTCCTTGGCAGACGTCAGCCTGTCATG GTGGCCCTGGGGCAGCATAGGGAGAAATATTTCTCAGGCCCTGGACCTCAGGCTGTGCTGAAGCAATTCCAGGAGGAGCTGGCTGTCATGGACAGGGAAATTAAGGTCCGGAATGCAGGCCTGGACCTTCCCTATGAATACCTTCAACCCAGCATGGTGGAAAACAGTGTGACCATCTGA